Proteins from a genomic interval of Pecten maximus chromosome 13, xPecMax1.1, whole genome shotgun sequence:
- the LOC117341104 gene encoding uncharacterized protein LOC117341104, giving the protein MMLRIILVTCMTSSVLSIPLHHLFRRSLVKRYGNQDYEYMANIMANLMVNNHGGDTLTEDETENQLLEHGINDDTAKQLANRFINCCDNNSDHRLNRQELQQAMIEFSVMFYP; this is encoded by the exons ATGATGCTTCGCATAATCTTAGTAacctgtatgacgtcatcagttctCTCCATCCCTCTCCACCATCTCTTCAGGAGAAGTCTCGTGAAG CGATACGGCAATCAGGACTACGAATACATGGCAAACATCATGGCGAATCTGATGGTCAACAATCATGGGGGTGATACTCTGACGGAGGACGAGACAGAGAACCAACTGCTAGAGCACGGCATTAACGATGACACGGCCAAACAATTGGCTAACCGCTTCATCAACTGCTGTGACAATAATTCCGACCATCGACTAAACCGCCAAG AACTTCAACAAGCCATGATCGAATTCAGCGTCATGTTCTACCCTTGA
- the LOC117340727 gene encoding uncharacterized protein LOC117340727: MAVQTPVPGCPRHKGMGFIYVCKSCEDELICMDCVTESHNGHKIGKLTDYVADQEREIQQYVDKLSRTDIPKIKEDIRKSETNDGGYQKVISDIKRQGKQMKDNIDNAIELLVKMYTELEKLNKTVSEKNKTALTKHLREDLEPKLDRCQQVLTSGTTVDVTTLAREIRNTSIDPPSPQCLQTVEFKPGTISTELLGRMIGKVLVNGEDQSYKPIPTPVVLSEFNTSFPYDVCRTCLTGDEAWFSYWDAETVYRVDIKGSVKETIECKVKVDSIFVSPTTGRVWFCVIDDRSIREITTGGDVVTHFNVNNTPRYLCITSDDRVVVGMLGGIQLYTTDGRAVTAGVGGPCRQVAVVPDHMASSSLTGDVAAVDSDGVSYDDYIAGKTPDKQPHVIVMDKQLNLKFRCKDIGTTTSNGSFSQSSKFYPYDVCFDGAGDILVAECFTKSVLLIDGNTGRCMRTVYTSDGREPWCISLHEDGTLWVGHPDRRTKILNYK; the protein is encoded by the coding sequence ATGGCGGTCCAGACACCAGTTCCTGGGTGTCCCCGCCATAAAGGGATGGGGTTTATTTATGTGTGTAAATCGTGTGAGGACGAGTTAATTTGTATGGACTGTGTTACAGAAAGTCACAACGGTCACAAGATTGGTAAACTGACTGATTACGTGGCGGACCAGGAACGGGAAATACAGCAGTATGTTGACAAGCTTTCCAGAACCGACATTCCTAAAATCAAGGAGGATATTCGTAAAAGTGAAACAAATGATGGAGGATATCAGAAAGTTATCAGTGACATTAAACGTCAGGGGAAACAGATGAAAGACAACATCGATAACGCCATTGAATTGTTAGTGAAGATGTATACCGAGCTAGAGAAACTGAATAAAACTGTTTCCGAGAAAAATAAAACTGCACTAACCAAACATCTGAGGGAGGACCTGGAGCCAAAACTGGACAGATGCCAGCAGGTACTGACATCCGGTACAACCGTTGACGTCACTACATTAGCGCGGGAAATCAGGAATACCTCAATTGACCCTCCCTCTCCTCAATGTTTGCAGACAGTGGAGTTCAAACCCGGGACCATCTCCACCGAACTTCTGGGACGTATGATTGGTAAGGTACTCGTCAACGGAGAAGATCAGTCGTACAAACCGATTCCGACACCTGTGGTTCTGTCCGAGTTTAATACGTCGTTTCCTTACGATGTATGTCGTACATGTCTTACTGGTGACGAGGCATGGTTCTCGTACTGGGACGCTGAAACAGTGTATCGGGTTGACATAAAAGGCAGTGTGAAGGAGACTATCGAGTGTAAGGTCAAAGTCGATTCGATCTTTGTATCCCCGACAACGGGTAGGGTGTGGTTCTGTGTGATAGATGACCGAAGTATCCGGGAAATCACGACGGGTGGTGACGTCGTTACACACTTTAACGTTAACAACACACCACGTTATCTGTGTATCACTAGTGATGACAGGGTGGTGGTGGGGATGTTGGGAGGAatacaactgtacactacaGACGGCCGGGCAGTGACAGCTGGAGTGGGCGGTCCTTGTCGACAGGTAGCAGTAGTTCCTGATCACATGGCGTCTAGTTCTCTGACCGGGGATGTAGCTGCTGTTGATAGTGACGGTGTAAGTTATGATGACTACATCGCTGGTAAGACACCAGACAAACAGCCTCACGTCATCGTGATGGATAAACAACTAAACCTGAAGTTTCGCTGTAAAGACATTGGTACAACCACATCAAACGGAAGTTTCAGTCAGTCATCAAAGTTTTACCCGTACGATGTTTGTTTTGATGGAGCTGGTGATATCCTCGTAGCGGAATGTTTCACCAAGTCGGTACTGCTGATTGACGGTAATACTGGACGCTGTATGAGGACTGTTTATACATCCGATGGAAGGGAACCATGGTGTATCAGTCTACACGAGGACGGTACCCTCTGGGTCGGACACCCGGACAGAAGAACGAAAATACTCAATTACAAATAG
- the LOC117340728 gene encoding TRIO and F-actin-binding protein-like — protein MREHTPNNADKGRQTTPNNAKRRRQKIPNDADKRRSTMPTKYTQQRRENIPNNADKIYPTTPTKDTQQRRQKTLNNADKRNPTTPKKDTQQRRQKKPNNADKRNPTTPTKHTQQRRQKKPYNADKRNPTMPAKETQQRRQNIPNNADKRNPTTPTKYTQQRRQKKPNNADKTHSTTPTKETQQRRQNTLNNGDKRNPTTPTKETQQCRQTKPNNADKIYPTTPTKETQQRRQNILNNADKRHSTTPIKDTQQRRQKKPNNANKIHSTTPTKDT, from the coding sequence ATGCGTGAACATACACCCAACAACGCCGACAAAGGACGCCAAACAACGCCAAACAACGCCAAACGACGCCGACAAAAGATACCCAACGACGCCGACAAAAGACGCTCAACAATGCCgacaaaatacacacaacaaCGCCGAGAAAATATACCCAACAACGCCGACAAAATATACCCAACAACGCCGACAAAAGATACCCAACAACGCCGACAAAAGACACTCAACAACGCCGACAAAAGAAACCCAACAACGCCGAAAAAAGACACACAACAGCGCCGACAAAAGAAACCCAACAACGCCGACAAAAGAAACCCAACAACGCCGACAAAACACACTCAACAACGCCGACAAAAGAAACCTTACAACGCCGACAAAAGAAACCCAACAATGCCGGCAAAAGAAACCCAACAACGCCGACAAAATATACCCAACAACGCCGACAAAAGAAACCCAACAACGCCGACAAAATATACCCAACAACGCCGACAAAAGAAACCCAACAACGCCGACAAAACACACTCAACAACGCCGACAAAAGAAACCCAACAACGCCGACAAAACACACTCAACAACGGCGACAAAAGAAACCCAACAACGCCGACAAAAGAAACCCAACAATGCCGGCAAACGAAACCCAACAACGCCGACAAAATATACCCAACAACGCCGACAAAAGAAACCCAACAACGCCGACAAAATATTCTCAACAACGCCGACAAAAGACACTCGACAACGCCGATAAAAGATACTCAACAACGCCGACAAAAGAAACCCAACAACGCCAACAAAATACACTCAACAACGCCGACAAAAGATACCTAA